One window of Ralstonia pickettii DTP0602 genomic DNA carries:
- a CDS encoding 16S rRNA uridine-516 pseudouridylate synthase (K06182: rluF; 23S rRNA pseudouridine2604 synthase [EC:5.4.99.21]): MTDSNSPKRKTLGIKAAGDTGTAARKSGTRPVRVSDLNRKRVQSVAEGIKRAQQRTGGKSSGRPAQGESQAGAGEPRKPRAPRLADGERQARPRRAGDDENRARRYGDDRGEPRPRRFEGGESRPPRRFGDDENRPRRYGDDRGEARPRRFESGESRPPRRVEGGESRPPRRFEGGESRPPRRFGDDENRPRRYGDDRGEARPRRFEGGDSRPPRRFGDDENRPRRAGDDRGEARPRRFEGGESRPPRRFGDDENRPRRAGDDRGEARPPRRFESGDARPPRRFEGGDARPPRRFEGADSRPRRFGDDDNRPRRTGDDRGEARPPRRFEGGDARPRRYGDDDNRARRPAPTGERRSEGTAPARRFSDAADRIRTAGTPRPQAPAPRAEKPATIRDESVHDDGLVRLSKRMSELGLCSRREADEWIPRGWVLVDGKPVTELGSRIRPDAEIEIMQEARSEQGERVTVLLNKPVGYVSGQAEDGYEPAAVLFTAENQWEGDPTRKRFAPWQRKSLAPAGRLDIDSTGLLVLTQDGRVARALIGEDSTVEKEYLVRVVWHSPQGVVERNISAEFPADDLELLRHGLSLDGVPLKPAKVSWQNEEQLRFVLREGRKRQIRRMCEQVGLEVVGLKRVRMGRVVLGDLPPGKWRFLGQFEKF; encoded by the coding sequence ATGACCGACAGCAATTCGCCGAAGCGCAAGACGCTAGGCATCAAGGCCGCAGGCGACACCGGCACGGCCGCGCGCAAGAGCGGCACGCGCCCCGTGCGCGTGTCCGACCTGAACCGCAAGCGCGTACAGTCCGTGGCCGAGGGCATCAAGCGCGCCCAGCAGCGCACCGGCGGCAAGTCCAGCGGGCGCCCGGCACAGGGCGAATCGCAGGCCGGTGCCGGCGAGCCGCGCAAGCCGCGCGCGCCGCGCCTTGCTGACGGCGAACGGCAGGCGCGGCCGCGCCGCGCTGGCGATGACGAGAACCGTGCGCGCCGCTATGGCGACGATCGCGGCGAACCCCGCCCGCGCCGCTTCGAAGGTGGTGAATCGCGTCCGCCGCGCCGCTTTGGCGACGACGAGAATCGCCCACGCCGCTACGGCGACGATCGGGGCGAAGCGCGCCCGCGCCGCTTTGAAAGTGGTGAGTCGCGTCCGCCGCGCCGCGTTGAAGGCGGTGAGTCGCGTCCGCCGCGCCGCTTTGAAGGCGGTGAGTCGCGCCCGCCGCGCCGTTTCGGCGACGACGAAAACCGTCCGCGCCGCTACGGCGACGATCGTGGCGAAGCACGACCGCGCCGCTTCGAGGGCGGGGATTCGCGTCCGCCGCGCCGCTTTGGCGACGACGAGAACCGTCCGCGCCGTGCTGGCGACGATCGTGGCGAAGCGCGCCCGCGCCGCTTCGAGGGCGGGGAATCGCGCCCGCCGCGCCGTTTCGGCGACGACGAGAACCGTCCGCGCCGCGCTGGCGACGACCGGGGAGAGGCACGACCGCCGCGCCGCTTCGAAAGTGGCGATGCGCGTCCTCCACGCCGTTTTGAAGGTGGCGACGCGCGTCCTCCGCGCCGCTTTGAAGGTGCCGATTCGCGTCCGCGTCGCTTCGGTGATGACGACAACCGCCCGCGCCGCACTGGCGACGACCGGGGCGAGGCCCGCCCGCCGCGCCGCTTTGAAGGCGGCGATGCGCGCCCGCGCCGCTACGGCGACGACGACAACCGCGCCCGCCGCCCTGCCCCCACCGGCGAGCGCCGCAGCGAAGGCACGGCCCCCGCGCGGCGCTTCAGCGATGCCGCCGACCGCATCCGCACCGCCGGCACGCCTCGCCCGCAGGCCCCGGCACCGCGCGCGGAAAAGCCCGCGACCATCCGCGACGAATCCGTCCACGACGATGGCCTGGTACGCCTGTCCAAGCGCATGTCGGAACTGGGCCTGTGCTCGCGCCGCGAAGCCGACGAATGGATCCCGCGTGGCTGGGTGCTGGTCGACGGCAAGCCGGTGACCGAACTGGGCAGCCGCATCCGTCCAGACGCCGAGATCGAGATCATGCAGGAAGCCCGCTCCGAACAGGGCGAGCGCGTCACGGTACTGCTGAACAAGCCGGTGGGCTATGTCTCCGGCCAGGCCGAGGATGGCTACGAGCCAGCTGCGGTGTTGTTCACCGCCGAGAACCAGTGGGAAGGCGATCCTACGCGCAAACGCTTTGCCCCGTGGCAGCGCAAAAGCCTGGCGCCGGCGGGCCGTCTCGATATCGACTCGACCGGGCTGCTGGTGCTGACGCAGGACGGCCGCGTGGCGCGCGCGCTGATCGGCGAGGATTCGACCGTCGAGAAGGAATACTTGGTGCGGGTGGTGTGGCATTCGCCGCAGGGTGTGGTCGAACGCAATATCAGTGCGGAATTCCCTGCAGACGATCTCGAACTGCTGCGCCACGGGCTGTCGCTGGATGGCGTGCCGCTGAAGCCCGCCAAGGTGAGCTGGCAGAACGAGGAGCAGTTGCGCTTCGTGCTGCGCGAGGGACGCAAGCGCCAGATCCGGCGGATGTGCGAGCAGGTCGGGCTGGAGGTGGTTGGCCTGAAGCGCGTACGGATGGGGCGCGTGGTGCTGGGGGATCTGCCGCCGGGCAAGTGGAGGTTCCTGGGTCAGTTTGAGAAGTTTTGA
- a CDS encoding peptide deformylase (cleaves off formyl group from N-terminal methionine residues of newly synthesized proteins; binds iron(2+)~K01462: PDF, def; peptide deformylase [EC:3.5.1.88]), which produces MIREILKMGDPRLLQVARPVERFNTPELRTLIDDMFDTMDHANGAGLAAPQIGVGLQVVIFGFDRNPRYPDAPTVPKTVLINPLLEMQSEEMEDGWEGCLSVPGLRGVVPRHLRLKYSGYDLMGNRLERVADGFHARVVQHECDHLQGILYPMRIKDFTRFGFTEILFPELPPNSDD; this is translated from the coding sequence ATGATCCGCGAGATTCTCAAGATGGGCGATCCGCGCCTGCTGCAGGTGGCGCGGCCGGTGGAGCGCTTCAATACGCCTGAGTTGCGTACGCTGATCGACGATATGTTCGACACCATGGACCACGCGAATGGCGCGGGCCTGGCGGCACCGCAGATCGGTGTAGGGCTGCAGGTGGTGATCTTCGGCTTCGATCGCAATCCGCGCTATCCGGATGCGCCGACGGTGCCCAAGACGGTGCTGATCAATCCGCTGCTGGAAATGCAGTCGGAGGAAATGGAAGACGGGTGGGAAGGGTGCCTGTCGGTGCCGGGGCTGCGGGGTGTGGTGCCGCGGCACTTGCGGCTGAAGTACAGTGGCTATGACCTGATGGGGAACCGCCTCGAGCGCGTGGCTGACGGCTTCCATGCGCGGGTGGTGCAGCATGAATGCGATCACCTGCAGGGGATTCTTTATCCGATGCGGATCAAGGATTTCACGCGGTTTGGGTTTACCGAGATATTGTTCCCCGAGCTGCCGCCGAATAGCGACGACTGA
- a CDS encoding DNA ligase (K01972: E6.5.1.2, ligA, ligB; DNA ligase (NAD+) [EC:6.5.1.2]): protein MTAKQRGAQAEASAPGGGLSLQAAAKRVAWLRDEIDRHSHQYYVLDAPTIPDAEYDALFSELQALELEHPELQTPDSPTQRVGGEPLAAFNAVRHRVPMLSLNNGFDDEDVLNFDRRCAQGLGRSAPAAGEQDLFSAADAVEYHCELKFDGLAMSLRYEDGRLVQAATRGDGETGEDVTVNVRTIKAIPLKLRGQAPAVLEVRGEVFMYRRDFDKLNERQAEAGEKTFVNPRNAAAGSLRQLDPRISAKRPLSFFAYGLGELQGVDRPLTHGAMLDGFAALGLPVCKERAVVKGPQGLLEFYRDIGKRRDDLPYDIDGVVYKVNALAEQERLGFVSRAPRFALAHKFPAQEMTTIVEDIEVQVGRTGAITPVARLQPVFVGGVTVTNATLHNEDEIRRKDVHIGDTVIVRRAGDVIPEVVAVVTERRPDDARAFVMPSACPVCGSHIERLEDEAIARCTGGLICAAQRKQSLLHFAQRRAMDIEGLGDRLVEQLVDQGIVRTPADLYKLGVAKLAALERMADKSAANLVTAIDKSRATTMNRFIFALGIRHVGEATAKDLAKHFGKLDALMAADEAALLEVNDVGPVVAQSIAHFLAEPHNVEVIEQLRAAGVHWPESEPVAKAPAPLSGKTFVLTGTLPNMSREDAKEMLEAAGAKVAGSVSKKTDYVVAGAEAGSKLDKAEALGVPVLDEAGMLALLAEVGAAPKQN, encoded by the coding sequence ATGACCGCAAAACAACGCGGCGCGCAGGCGGAAGCCTCCGCGCCCGGCGGCGGCTTGTCGCTCCAGGCCGCCGCCAAACGCGTGGCCTGGCTGCGCGATGAGATCGATCGCCACAGCCACCAGTACTACGTGCTGGACGCGCCGACCATTCCCGATGCGGAATACGATGCGCTGTTCAGCGAGCTGCAGGCGCTGGAGCTCGAACATCCCGAGCTGCAGACGCCCGATTCGCCGACGCAGCGCGTTGGCGGAGAGCCGCTGGCGGCCTTCAATGCGGTACGCCACCGCGTGCCGATGCTGTCGCTGAACAACGGCTTCGACGACGAGGATGTGCTGAACTTCGACCGCCGCTGCGCGCAAGGCCTGGGCCGCAGCGCGCCCGCGGCCGGCGAGCAGGACCTGTTCAGCGCCGCCGACGCGGTCGAGTACCACTGCGAACTGAAGTTCGACGGCCTGGCGATGTCGCTGCGCTACGAGGACGGCCGGCTGGTGCAGGCCGCCACGCGCGGCGACGGCGAGACCGGCGAGGACGTCACCGTCAACGTGCGTACCATCAAGGCGATCCCGCTGAAGCTGCGCGGCCAGGCGCCTGCGGTGCTGGAAGTGCGCGGCGAGGTCTTCATGTACCGCCGCGACTTCGACAAGCTCAACGAGCGCCAGGCCGAAGCGGGCGAGAAGACCTTCGTCAACCCGCGCAATGCCGCCGCCGGCAGCCTGCGCCAGCTCGATCCGCGCATCAGCGCCAAGCGGCCGCTGTCATTCTTCGCCTACGGGCTGGGCGAGCTGCAAGGCGTCGACCGTCCCCTTACGCATGGCGCCATGCTCGACGGCTTTGCCGCGCTGGGCCTGCCGGTGTGCAAGGAGCGCGCGGTGGTGAAGGGCCCGCAAGGGCTGCTGGAGTTCTATCGCGATATCGGCAAGCGCCGCGACGACCTGCCATACGACATCGACGGCGTGGTCTACAAGGTCAATGCGCTGGCCGAGCAGGAACGCCTGGGCTTTGTCTCGCGCGCACCGCGCTTTGCGCTGGCGCACAAGTTCCCGGCGCAGGAGATGACCACCATCGTCGAGGACATCGAGGTGCAGGTCGGGCGCACCGGCGCGATCACGCCGGTGGCGCGGCTCCAGCCGGTCTTTGTCGGCGGCGTGACCGTGACCAACGCCACGCTGCACAACGAGGACGAGATCCGCCGCAAGGACGTGCATATCGGCGACACCGTGATCGTGCGCCGCGCCGGCGACGTGATCCCGGAAGTGGTCGCCGTGGTGACCGAGCGTCGGCCCGACGACGCGCGCGCCTTCGTGATGCCGAGCGCGTGCCCGGTATGCGGCTCGCATATCGAGCGGCTAGAAGACGAGGCCATTGCCCGCTGCACCGGCGGGCTGATCTGTGCGGCGCAGCGCAAGCAGTCGCTGCTGCATTTCGCGCAGCGGCGCGCGATGGATATCGAAGGCCTGGGCGACAGGCTGGTCGAGCAACTGGTCGACCAGGGCATCGTGCGCACGCCGGCAGACCTGTACAAGCTGGGCGTGGCCAAGCTGGCGGCGTTGGAACGCATGGCCGACAAGTCCGCGGCCAACCTGGTGACGGCGATCGACAAGTCGCGCGCGACCACCATGAACCGCTTTATCTTCGCGCTTGGCATCCGCCATGTGGGCGAGGCCACGGCCAAGGATCTCGCCAAGCATTTCGGCAAGCTCGACGCGCTGATGGCGGCCGACGAGGCGGCGCTGCTGGAAGTGAACGACGTGGGCCCGGTGGTGGCGCAGTCGATCGCGCACTTCCTTGCCGAACCGCACAACGTCGAGGTCATCGAACAGCTGCGCGCCGCAGGCGTACACTGGCCGGAAAGCGAGCCGGTGGCCAAAGCCCCCGCGCCGCTGTCAGGCAAGACCTTCGTGCTGACCGGCACACTGCCCAATATGTCGCGCGAGGACGCCAAGGAAATGCTGGAGGCCGCGGGCGCCAAGGTCGCGGGTTCGGTTTCCAAGAAGACCGACTACGTGGTGGCCGGCGCCGAGGCCGGCAGCAAGCTGGACAAGGCCGAGGCGCTGGGCGTGCCGGTGCTGGACGAGGCCGGCATGCTGGCCTTGCTGGCGGAAGTCGGCGCCGCGCCGAAACAGAATTAA